Proteins co-encoded in one Spirosoma endbachense genomic window:
- a CDS encoding YceD family protein: MNTLRAYDINIVGLDNKRYEYDFTSGDAFFAALEQDLIQKGNVQTHLILDKSETMIRLAFHITGAVEQICDRSLDEYDEPVDTQQTMLLKFGDHNEELSDEIELIERNTATVNIARYIFEFISLSLPMKRLHPRFRDEDDEIDDEQNGKVIYRSDAEKTNEDDQPAIDPRWAALRKLSDN, from the coding sequence GTGAATACACTACGCGCATACGACATCAACATTGTCGGGCTGGATAACAAACGCTATGAATACGACTTTACGTCGGGGGATGCGTTTTTTGCCGCGCTTGAGCAGGATTTGATCCAAAAAGGGAACGTTCAGACGCACCTGATTCTGGACAAGTCGGAGACAATGATCCGGCTGGCTTTTCATATTACGGGCGCCGTTGAACAGATCTGCGATCGGAGCCTCGATGAATATGACGAACCCGTCGACACACAGCAGACGATGCTGCTGAAGTTTGGTGATCATAACGAAGAATTGAGCGACGAAATTGAACTTATTGAGCGTAACACGGCGACCGTTAATATAGCCCGTTACATTTTTGAGTTCATCAGTCTGTCGCTACCCATGAAGCGCCTGCATCCCCGTTTTCGTGATGAGGATGACGAAATTGACGATGAGCAGAACGGTAAAGTAATCTATCGCTCTGATGCTGAAAAGACTAACGAAGACGACCAGCCTGCTATTGACCCTCGCTGGGCGGCCTTGCGTAAACTGAGTGACAATTAA